A window of the Desulfopila inferna genome harbors these coding sequences:
- a CDS encoding GspH/FimT family pseudopilin produces MITLGRNRGFTLVEIMIVIFVASIMLTIAIPSFLAWLPNLHFRQATRDLFLDLQMAKQEAVKRNVNVGIELNNIVCPALGNRVPTPGGSYILFLDDGSGAGIANDGIRHADEPIIKDVGFPQDVALCGNTFGPTGTIISFQPNGIPTFPVPPVVVAPDIANSLTVNNDTGRQGTITLSIAGNIVLN; encoded by the coding sequence ATGATTACACTTGGCAGAAATAGAGGATTCACTTTAGTAGAGATTATGATTGTAATTTTTGTTGCCTCAATAATGCTGACTATAGCTATACCTTCATTTCTGGCCTGGCTGCCAAATTTACATTTCAGGCAGGCAACACGGGATCTTTTCCTGGATCTGCAGATGGCGAAACAGGAGGCGGTGAAAAGAAATGTCAATGTTGGCATCGAGTTAAATAACATAGTCTGTCCTGCGCTGGGAAACCGAGTTCCGACACCAGGTGGATCATATATACTGTTTCTCGATGATGGCAGCGGTGCAGGAATCGCCAATGATGGTATCCGTCACGCTGATGAACCAATCATTAAAGATGTAGGATTCCCTCAAGATGTTGCCTTATGCGGCAACACCTTTGGACCAACCGGAACAATTATCAGTTTTCAGCCTAATGGAATACCGACATTCCCGGTACCACCGGTAGTGGTAGCACCGGACATTGCAAACAGCCTTACTGTAAATAACGATACCGGCAGGCAGGGTACAATCACTCTCTCCATCGCAGGCAACATAGTACTTAATTAG
- a CDS encoding HepT-like ribonuclease domain-containing protein, translated as MKEPRFVQDYLRDILEAMDKAEEFTNGLDLPRFTEDDKTSFAVIRCLEIIGEAARKIPVDLRRRFADIPWKSLAGMRDKLIHDYAGVSLEVVWRTVKEDIPSLRPMLIAVLEKMQAEEG; from the coding sequence ATGAAAGAGCCACGTTTCGTTCAGGATTATTTAAGGGATATTCTTGAGGCTATGGACAAGGCCGAAGAATTTACCAACGGCTTGGATCTTCCCAGGTTCACTGAGGATGATAAAACCTCCTTTGCTGTTATTCGCTGTCTTGAAATCATCGGCGAGGCTGCCAGAAAGATTCCAGTTGATCTTCGACGGCGTTTTGCTGATATTCCTTGGAAAAGTCTCGCCGGAATGCGTGACAAATTGATTCACGACTATGCTGGGGTAAGTTTGGAAGTTGTGTGGCGCACAGTCAAGGAGGATATCCCGTCTTTGCGACCTATGTTGATAGCTGTTTTGGAGAAGATGCAAGCAGAAGAGGGTTGA
- a CDS encoding pilus assembly PilX family protein — protein sequence MASLHRKGREDGFVMIACMMIMIVLTIVGIMAVSTTQIELMISGNDKVAKSAFYRADSGIFTAPKVIREVLNVGPTVDISTMTIAPESPGSQKEFYRKVIGFNTAQPDPNISFTQGEGDLDTDILRSGQEQLPGESIEFASGYDGGPTASQGVAVLYRLSATGTAPGNAVSQITALYKFIPGRPGGL from the coding sequence ATGGCATCACTACACAGAAAAGGCCGGGAAGACGGATTTGTCATGATTGCATGTATGATGATCATGATTGTACTGACTATTGTCGGGATCATGGCTGTCAGCACCACTCAGATCGAACTGATGATATCCGGTAATGACAAGGTTGCAAAATCGGCGTTCTACAGAGCAGACAGCGGCATTTTTACGGCACCTAAGGTGATACGGGAAGTACTTAACGTGGGACCGACCGTTGATATATCCACAATGACGATTGCGCCTGAATCCCCAGGAAGCCAAAAAGAATTTTATAGAAAAGTTATAGGATTTAATACCGCTCAGCCCGATCCTAATATCAGTTTCACCCAGGGCGAAGGTGACCTTGATACCGACATTCTCCGAAGCGGTCAGGAGCAGCTTCCCGGCGAGAGCATAGAGTTCGCCAGCGGATATGACGGTGGGCCAACAGCTTCCCAGGGTGTGGCCGTCCTGTACAGATTATCAGCGACAGGCACAGCGCCAGGAAATGCAGTTTCACAGATTACAGCACTTTACAAATTTATCCCCGGTAGACCTGGAGGCTTATAA
- a CDS encoding ABC transporter ATP-binding protein, whose amino-acid sequence MKRLIIDVKDVSKTYPKEIRITSQPALQNLSLRLYKGETVGLIGANGAGKSTTIKLLLDFIRPNQGKILLFDSQPSSSHLRARLGYLPEIANFPSNLSILNLLRYTAATCGMSTAQFNERSYHLLNMLELWKVRCNRLGTYSKGMQQRANFAVALINDPELLILDEPMSGLDPMGRQKIIDLIYSLKDDGKTILFCSHILEDVDRLVDKVLLLHKGRKVFYGTPDELTNQEDESSFADAFVSRVRSEEKKSA is encoded by the coding sequence ATGAAGCGATTGATAATTGATGTTAAAGATGTCTCAAAAACATATCCGAAAGAAATCAGAATCACAAGTCAACCGGCTTTACAAAATCTTTCTCTTCGGTTATACAAAGGTGAGACAGTCGGTTTGATCGGGGCTAATGGTGCTGGGAAATCGACCACAATCAAGCTTTTGCTTGATTTTATTCGCCCTAATCAGGGAAAGATTCTTCTTTTTGACTCTCAACCAAGTAGTTCGCACTTACGTGCAAGATTGGGATACCTTCCTGAAATAGCTAACTTTCCTTCTAATCTTAGCATCCTTAATTTACTTCGTTACACTGCGGCAACCTGTGGTATGTCAACGGCGCAATTTAATGAACGGTCATATCATCTCCTGAACATGCTGGAGCTTTGGAAAGTTCGTTGCAATCGTTTAGGTACCTATTCCAAAGGGATGCAACAACGTGCCAACTTTGCGGTAGCCTTGATAAACGATCCGGAATTGTTAATTCTTGATGAACCCATGAGCGGACTTGATCCAATGGGCAGGCAAAAAATTATCGACCTAATCTACAGTTTAAAAGATGATGGCAAAACCATTCTTTTCTGTTCCCATATCCTTGAAGATGTAGACCGGTTGGTAGATAAGGTACTTTTGTTGCATAAAGGCCGGAAAGTTTTTTACGGCACACCGGACGAACTGACGAATCAAGAAGACGAAAGCTCTTTCGCCGATGCCTTCGTGAGCAGAGTCAGGAGCGAAGAAAAGAAAAGTGCTTAA
- a CDS encoding type IV pilus modification PilV family protein — protein MKFKEYIVADEKGFTLIESMVAIFILTIGVFSLYAMQINAIDGNAKAARITYGTGWTTDRIENLITLSFDDLLLEDGDGDGTGQDGDGDGIADNGLDFGLNDTGNNADGSMVSPDGMYTIFWNVAEGQRMPDLKSIRIIVRYNGGADTRDIVMDYIKPRM, from the coding sequence ATGAAATTTAAAGAATACATCGTTGCAGATGAGAAGGGATTCACCCTCATAGAATCGATGGTCGCGATATTCATCCTGACCATCGGGGTATTCAGCCTTTACGCCATGCAGATAAACGCCATTGACGGCAATGCCAAGGCCGCCAGAATTACCTATGGTACAGGATGGACTACCGACCGGATTGAAAATTTGATAACCCTGTCTTTTGATGATCTGCTGCTGGAGGATGGTGACGGCGACGGAACAGGACAGGATGGCGACGGTGACGGTATAGCCGATAATGGCCTGGATTTTGGATTGAACGACACCGGGAATAACGCCGACGGCAGCATGGTTTCTCCCGACGGCATGTACACTATATTCTGGAATGTCGCCGAGGGGCAGCGGATGCCCGATTTGAAATCCATCCGAATTATTGTCCGGTACAATGGTGGAGCAGATACACGGGATATCGTAATGGACTATATAAAACCTCGAATGTAA
- a CDS encoding type IV pilin protein, producing the protein MLHKLQMRKDEKGFTLVELMIVVAIIGILAAIAIPQFAAYRIRGFNASAQSDVRNLSTTESALFADWQRYGITEDNAADAATGVAGDGTLLSGGDAAVVYVIATTDASANVRSTGIGVGNGVDVAAHVSDGTIANVGAYTTFVAAAKHLQGDTIYAIDAENPGVYQDVTTRVQGDPLDETADIPAGATLTAGDDLNGVGDFILR; encoded by the coding sequence ATGTTGCACAAATTACAGATGAGAAAAGATGAAAAAGGTTTTACTCTGGTCGAATTGATGATCGTTGTCGCGATTATCGGTATCTTGGCGGCTATTGCTATTCCACAGTTTGCCGCGTATCGTATTCGAGGGTTTAATGCTTCTGCGCAGAGTGATGTAAGAAACCTGTCAACAACTGAATCGGCCCTTTTTGCAGACTGGCAGCGATACGGCATAACTGAAGACAATGCTGCTGATGCTGCTACTGGTGTTGCAGGTGACGGTACTCTTTTATCCGGCGGTGATGCTGCTGTTGTATATGTAATTGCAACCACGGACGCTAGTGCTAATGTAAGGTCTACTGGAATCGGTGTAGGTAATGGCGTTGATGTTGCTGCTCATGTTTCAGATGGTACCATCGCTAATGTAGGAGCTTATACAACTTTTGTTGCAGCAGCTAAGCACCTCCAAGGTGATACTATTTATGCAATAGATGCCGAAAATCCAGGAGTATATCAGGATGTTACCACAAGAGTGCAAGGTGATCCACTAGACGAAACTGCTGATATTCCAGCAGGGGCTACCCTTACGGCTGGTGATGACCTCAATGGTGTGGGGGACTTTATTCTTAGGTAA
- a CDS encoding prepilin-type N-terminal cleavage/methylation domain-containing protein encodes MNKLSHSLKGDIRNSGFTLVEMLIVLLLSGLIVAALYTAHRTQQRSQTAQDQIVEMQQNLRSGFNFLQREIRMAGFEPVLGADAGIVTATNSSFVFTQDINDNGANTDPGDGDVADNGETIIYGLADDIDNDGIVDGGGIASLTRLASGGVTAQPVADNIEAVEFLYLLGDDLTPSLNPSAGELDTIRTVVISMLARTRFPDPEFRGSANFLPASNDPNFHNGDYNLGSGVIWGNNDNFRRRILIATVQLRNMGL; translated from the coding sequence ATGAATAAACTATCACACTCTTTGAAAGGCGATATCAGGAACTCAGGTTTTACTCTGGTGGAGATGCTGATCGTTTTGCTTTTGTCCGGCCTGATTGTCGCAGCGCTCTACACAGCCCACCGGACGCAGCAGCGCAGTCAGACTGCCCAGGATCAGATCGTGGAAATGCAGCAGAATTTGCGCAGCGGCTTTAACTTCCTACAGCGGGAAATCCGTATGGCGGGTTTTGAGCCAGTGCTCGGGGCAGATGCCGGTATTGTCACGGCAACGAATTCCAGTTTTGTTTTTACTCAGGATATCAATGATAATGGTGCAAACACCGACCCCGGCGATGGCGATGTCGCTGATAATGGCGAAACCATAATCTATGGGCTGGCTGATGATATCGATAACGACGGCATAGTAGATGGTGGAGGAATTGCATCTTTGACGCGCCTGGCCTCGGGAGGAGTTACAGCACAGCCAGTCGCCGATAATATAGAGGCCGTTGAGTTTCTCTATCTTCTTGGGGACGACCTGACACCGAGTTTGAATCCCTCGGCAGGAGAACTGGATACCATCCGCACCGTGGTTATCTCGATGCTTGCCCGCACCCGTTTTCCTGACCCTGAATTTCGTGGATCAGCGAATTTTCTCCCAGCTTCGAATGATCCAAATTTCCATAACGGGGATTATAATCTTGGTTCAGGTGTAATATGGGGGAATAACGATAATTTTCGCCGCCGAATACTTATAGCCACCGTCCAGCTGAGGAATATGGGATTATGA
- a CDS encoding pilus assembly protein, whose translation MNVRAIIKMCMTVALGLAILSGWAVAAEPVLADYTAYPIFTVNPVKPNIMIMLDNSGSMNQNAYGSAATEGQEVTDQPYRGVPYPYTVSYKVSTSADDAEEHANGSTSINNGSPDLDFGRFSPYDTSTVGIRFQGLDIPKDAVIIDAWLEFTVQRVPNGTEGISANEYAPISLDIIGEASDSAPVFENSNYNITSRPATTSTVEWNDTDSPTTITWGPVNEVKKSPDISTIVQEIVNREGWEKGNAMAFKIQYHNTDSHAKRDAYSFDGSNSDAPVLFIEYKTEKQEQYYGYFNPEWFYTHSSNKYYHAYKKVDYNYASSCWNVIYPTDLGNPPADESDWNSLCLDDAGIVSRELWDGNWMNWASMRRIDIARKVIMGGKATSRQGGGNQTAYGEVPAQGNRHFKREFDSSAGSAVTPYSDGSNIKWYGVQDGYLTVDTNNNNDPFSGRDRFVLAIDKLQDYDGRDFADDGNLAGVMQKYWDKAYWGNEFFYSGTGNNMEGGQIVSPIGTNLSSLITDLQNTGADTWTPLAESYYVTKQYFMQEKADSTLGYSNSCIGAVNNTNDPYYQEKEFIECAPSFVIMLTDGASTMDGQIPGDLKDYDGDGVDNTACDEYDNTNCDYATGGTDYLDDIALYARTNDLRADLDGDQNLILYTVYAFGNNPDARNLLRDAARNGGFEDLNGNNRPDGTYSDPPEDRIEWDFNGDGDPDTFFEAQDGYKLETALGDAINNILKRASSGTAVSVLATSSEGEGNLSQAYFRPEVKTAKGPVKWVGYLQSLWIDNQSNLREDTNGNHALDPNEDLIIRYNVDAQGNTIVRKYAVDEVVCTSTDSSLTDEEACFAAPDDTEGLFNDNKCSCVEINYPEIDIVCESTDSNVSDDVACADVDGESNGLFNSGQCLCDDGAIASVPMDQITPIWEAGKRLALKTDPDDPANGRKLFTSLDGEGDGLYHGGIEFSTLNAASIQPFLGIKDPEAWSYLGEYSAETDQTHRTENLIRFVRGFNDGFSGETLIRSRAMEVDGIERVWRLGDIVHSTPVTVAQPMDNYGLIYRDESYDNYYRHHQKRESVVYVGANDGILHAFASWQYNEGNREFTRPDVASEFEEIGDELWGYIPRALLPHLKWLPRTDYTHVYYVDLKPKVVDVKIFTPDLTNHIGGWGTVLIGGLRMGGKPIDVTDNFEGTVGTETFSSSYFAIDITDPRNPKLLWEKTYEGLNLTTMRPNVAKVGSEWFVVFGSGPDSYEGSSTSNAKIYVADIATGELYNDLNTDWLFETSEEKSFMGGVASLDYRLNYNVDSIYLSQTYDDSNNLDPDWKGSMYRVAVPWSCEGSGCEAIPYGTVGTQGSCVCSYNTDPLTWELGKLYESETPLTAEPSLTTDYFKNIWVHFGTGRYLSEADKSTTDTNYLIGLKDPYFNKAHKEEVTGYIYGTNATNRPYYQDFTKNLTLVSGDLFGSDDFEVFFPWGYYEAPAGDCSSVPTGAVGDIYGNGSCIGSYDWPEIVCEPEDPSTYPNACDGVAGDEIGTIVDSVNGDCVCSGFAVPDWGCVEKVSGSGACDDVLEGEIADNDSYKSLYWEAYEVVPEGCTGVNFGEEVETAECESGEIQPPTWSTYERPTGDCTGVEPPMAGDIADDGGSCYAGYWACDETVANGCDNVDFTAQTGMLGAAADGDINGDGSCQCGFVTDPVARIMAATSTAYLTFPEIVTQARTREGWIRTLYDPKERSVEKATNFGGLSLFSTYVPSDAICSFGGNSYLYAVYFETGTAFQREVFEDGTTYDDLSNEILVKDRIDLGLGMASTPSIHVGRQEDNKAEVLINKSTGEIRGIEIDPAFNIRSGLRYWQN comes from the coding sequence ATGAACGTCAGAGCAATCATAAAAATGTGTATGACAGTGGCGTTAGGCCTGGCAATTCTATCCGGCTGGGCAGTTGCCGCGGAACCGGTATTGGCAGACTATACGGCATATCCTATTTTTACGGTTAATCCAGTGAAGCCGAACATTATGATCATGCTGGATAATTCAGGTTCGATGAACCAGAATGCCTACGGTTCTGCAGCCACTGAGGGGCAAGAGGTAACCGATCAGCCTTACCGGGGAGTCCCTTATCCATACACGGTCTCCTATAAAGTTTCCACCAGTGCCGATGACGCCGAAGAGCATGCCAACGGCAGCACCTCGATAAATAATGGCAGTCCTGATCTGGATTTCGGACGTTTCAGCCCTTATGACACATCTACAGTCGGGATACGTTTCCAGGGTTTGGATATTCCTAAAGATGCTGTTATTATCGATGCCTGGCTGGAATTTACCGTGCAGAGAGTTCCTAACGGTACCGAAGGTATTTCGGCCAATGAATACGCACCGATTTCACTTGATATCATAGGTGAGGCATCCGACAGCGCACCGGTGTTTGAAAACTCAAACTATAATATTACCAGTCGGCCTGCTACCACGAGCACTGTTGAATGGAATGATACCGATTCACCGACAACAATTACCTGGGGGCCGGTCAATGAGGTGAAGAAATCCCCCGATATTTCTACAATAGTACAAGAAATCGTGAATCGTGAAGGCTGGGAGAAGGGAAACGCCATGGCCTTCAAAATCCAATATCATAACACCGATTCACACGCCAAACGAGATGCCTATTCTTTTGACGGAAGCAACAGCGATGCACCGGTTCTTTTTATAGAATACAAGACCGAAAAGCAGGAGCAGTATTACGGTTATTTTAATCCGGAATGGTTTTATACACATTCCAGCAATAAATATTACCATGCCTATAAAAAAGTTGATTATAACTATGCAAGCTCCTGCTGGAATGTGATTTATCCAACCGATCTGGGTAATCCTCCCGCTGACGAATCCGATTGGAATTCTTTGTGCCTGGATGACGCCGGCATTGTCTCCAGGGAGTTGTGGGATGGAAACTGGATGAACTGGGCCTCTATGCGGAGGATAGATATTGCCCGGAAGGTAATAATGGGTGGAAAAGCTACATCCCGGCAGGGCGGCGGCAACCAAACTGCATATGGTGAGGTTCCTGCCCAGGGAAACAGGCATTTCAAAAGAGAATTCGACAGTTCGGCCGGGTCTGCGGTAACGCCCTATTCCGATGGTTCAAATATAAAATGGTATGGAGTCCAGGATGGATATTTAACGGTTGATACAAACAACAATAACGATCCATTCAGTGGAAGAGACCGTTTCGTGCTAGCCATTGACAAACTGCAGGATTATGACGGTCGAGACTTTGCCGATGACGGCAATCTTGCCGGCGTTATGCAGAAATACTGGGACAAAGCCTACTGGGGGAATGAATTTTTCTATAGCGGTACCGGGAATAATATGGAAGGCGGACAAATTGTAAGCCCCATCGGAACAAATCTGTCGAGTTTAATCACCGATTTGCAGAATACCGGAGCCGATACCTGGACACCGCTGGCAGAGTCTTATTATGTGACAAAACAGTATTTTATGCAGGAAAAGGCCGACTCAACTCTTGGCTACTCCAATTCCTGCATTGGAGCTGTCAATAACACCAATGATCCCTATTATCAGGAAAAAGAATTTATCGAATGTGCTCCAAGCTTTGTTATTATGCTCACGGATGGAGCTTCTACCATGGACGGACAAATTCCCGGAGATTTAAAAGATTATGATGGGGATGGTGTCGATAATACCGCTTGTGATGAATACGATAATACCAACTGTGATTACGCGACCGGCGGCACTGACTATCTCGATGATATCGCGCTCTATGCCAGAACCAACGATCTTCGCGCCGATCTCGACGGTGACCAGAATTTGATTCTCTACACGGTTTATGCCTTCGGCAATAATCCGGATGCGAGGAATTTACTCCGGGATGCGGCTCGTAACGGAGGTTTTGAAGATCTCAACGGCAACAACAGACCGGATGGAACCTATAGTGATCCTCCCGAGGACCGGATAGAGTGGGATTTCAACGGTGACGGTGATCCTGATACCTTTTTCGAGGCTCAGGACGGATATAAACTTGAAACTGCTCTCGGCGACGCCATAAATAATATTTTAAAGCGGGCCTCTTCCGGTACTGCCGTATCTGTTCTTGCAACTTCCAGCGAGGGTGAAGGAAACCTCTCCCAGGCCTATTTCCGTCCTGAAGTCAAAACCGCCAAAGGTCCGGTAAAATGGGTCGGCTATCTTCAGTCTCTCTGGATCGACAACCAGAGCAATTTGCGCGAAGATACCAATGGGAATCATGCCTTGGATCCGAATGAAGATCTCATTATTAGATATAATGTCGATGCACAGGGGAATACCATCGTACGAAAGTATGCGGTGGACGAAGTAGTCTGTACATCAACTGACAGCAGCCTTACTGACGAGGAAGCCTGTTTTGCTGCTCCTGATGATACCGAAGGTTTATTTAATGACAATAAGTGCAGTTGCGTAGAGATAAACTATCCGGAAATTGATATTGTCTGTGAATCCACTGATAGCAATGTTTCCGATGATGTAGCCTGTGCAGATGTTGACGGCGAGTCGAACGGTCTGTTCAACAGCGGTCAGTGTTTATGTGACGATGGGGCCATAGCCTCTGTCCCAATGGATCAGATTACGCCGATTTGGGAAGCAGGGAAGCGGCTCGCCTTGAAGACTGACCCGGATGATCCCGCCAACGGCCGAAAATTATTTACCTCTCTTGATGGTGAAGGCGATGGCCTCTATCATGGCGGGATCGAATTTTCCACGCTTAACGCAGCGAGCATACAACCATTTCTTGGAATCAAAGATCCGGAAGCCTGGAGTTATCTTGGTGAATACAGCGCCGAGACGGACCAAACCCATAGAACCGAAAATCTTATTCGTTTTGTCAGAGGGTTCAATGACGGATTTTCCGGTGAGACTCTCATCAGGTCCCGCGCTATGGAAGTTGACGGAATAGAGAGAGTGTGGCGACTGGGTGATATAGTACATTCAACCCCTGTGACCGTGGCGCAGCCGATGGATAATTACGGACTTATCTACAGGGATGAATCATATGATAATTACTATCGTCATCATCAGAAAAGGGAGTCCGTCGTTTATGTAGGAGCAAATGATGGTATTTTGCATGCCTTTGCCTCATGGCAGTATAATGAGGGAAACAGGGAGTTTACACGACCAGACGTCGCCAGTGAATTTGAGGAAATCGGTGATGAACTCTGGGGCTATATACCTCGAGCCCTGCTGCCTCATCTTAAATGGCTGCCACGCACGGATTATACGCATGTCTATTATGTGGATTTGAAGCCAAAGGTTGTAGATGTCAAGATTTTCACACCTGATTTGACGAATCACATAGGCGGTTGGGGAACGGTCCTGATCGGAGGCCTGCGAATGGGAGGCAAACCGATAGATGTTACTGACAATTTCGAGGGCACCGTGGGCACTGAAACATTTTCCTCCTCCTACTTTGCCATAGATATAACCGATCCTAGAAATCCCAAGCTTCTCTGGGAGAAGACCTATGAAGGACTCAATCTCACAACGATGAGGCCCAATGTCGCCAAAGTTGGTAGTGAGTGGTTTGTCGTTTTTGGTTCCGGACCGGATTCCTATGAAGGATCCAGTACCTCAAACGCCAAAATTTATGTGGCGGATATCGCCACTGGAGAGCTGTATAACGACCTCAACACCGACTGGCTGTTTGAGACTTCAGAAGAGAAATCTTTTATGGGAGGAGTCGCCAGCCTGGATTACCGTTTGAACTATAATGTGGATTCTATTTATTTATCTCAGACATATGATGACAGCAACAATCTCGATCCCGACTGGAAAGGCAGCATGTACCGCGTCGCCGTACCTTGGTCCTGTGAGGGGTCCGGTTGTGAAGCCATCCCATATGGCACGGTCGGCACCCAGGGCAGTTGTGTATGTTCATATAATACTGATCCTTTGACATGGGAATTGGGCAAACTCTATGAGTCCGAAACCCCCCTCACCGCGGAACCTTCGTTGACCACGGATTACTTCAAAAATATATGGGTCCATTTCGGTACCGGCCGTTATCTTAGTGAGGCTGATAAATCGACAACCGACACGAATTACCTTATCGGTCTTAAGGATCCGTATTTTAATAAAGCGCATAAGGAAGAGGTTACCGGCTATATTTACGGAACTAATGCAACCAACAGACCTTATTATCAAGATTTCACTAAAAATCTAACACTTGTTTCCGGGGATCTTTTCGGCTCGGATGACTTTGAGGTGTTTTTCCCATGGGGTTATTATGAGGCACCTGCAGGAGATTGTTCTTCGGTTCCAACAGGGGCTGTTGGCGATATTTACGGTAATGGTTCCTGTATCGGGTCGTATGATTGGCCGGAAATTGTTTGTGAACCTGAAGATCCTTCTACCTATCCTAATGCCTGTGATGGTGTAGCCGGTGACGAAATAGGCACTATTGTCGACTCTGTTAACGGCGATTGCGTGTGTAGTGGGTTCGCCGTTCCGGATTGGGGATGCGTTGAGAAAGTTAGCGGTTCCGGTGCCTGTGATGATGTCCTGGAAGGTGAGATTGCCGATAATGACTCTTATAAATCTCTTTATTGGGAGGCGTATGAAGTGGTTCCGGAGGGATGTACCGGTGTTAATTTCGGTGAAGAAGTTGAAACCGCAGAATGTGAAAGCGGAGAAATACAGCCACCTACCTGGAGTACCTACGAGAGACCAACTGGTGATTGCACCGGGGTTGAGCCTCCCATGGCTGGGGATATCGCAGATGACGGCGGATCATGCTATGCCGGTTACTGGGCCTGTGATGAAACGGTTGCCAACGGTTGTGACAATGTTGATTTTACAGCGCAAACCGGAATGCTGGGAGCCGCTGCTGATGGTGATATTAACGGTGACGGCTCGTGTCAATGCGGATTCGTCACCGATCCTGTTGCAAGGATAATGGCCGCCACCTCCACCGCTTATCTGACCTTTCCGGAGATCGTTACTCAAGCCAGAACCAGGGAAGGTTGGATAAGGACATTATACGATCCCAAAGAGCGATCCGTCGAAAAAGCGACAAATTTTGGTGGACTTTCGCTCTTTTCCACCTATGTACCAAGCGATGCAATTTGTTCCTTTGGTGGAAATAGCTATCTTTATGCTGTTTATTTTGAGACTGGAACGGCATTTCAACGGGAAGTTTTCGAAGACGGAACGACATACGACGATTTATCAAATGAAATCCTGGTGAAAGACAGGATCGATCTTGGTCTGGGGATGGCTTCCACGCCTTCTATTCATGTTGGTAGACAGGAAGACAATAAGGCCGAGGTTCTGATTAATAAAAGTACAGGTGAGATTAGAGGCATTGAGATTGATCCGGCTTTTAATATCAGGAGTGGTTTAAGGTACTGGCAAAATTAA
- a CDS encoding REP-associated tyrosine transposase, whose product MARPLRIEYPGAVYHITSRGNARQNIFLCDTDRLTFLKVLSNTIEKYNWLCHGFCLLDNHYHLVIETLDPNLSLGMRQLNGVYTQTFNRAKQRVGHVFQGRYKAILVEKESHLLEVCRYVVLNPVRAGMVSKPAEWEWSSYTSTAFTGTAPKYLCIDWVLRQFSEDKTAARQQYRQFVAEGLQDKQEHFWKKLVGQIILGSEKFVAMLEEHIEDKQEIGEIPRSQRFPGRPSLDRIFAGIANASRQRRKLLIAETHIKYGYTLKEIADFLGIHYTTVSKIVAALRKL is encoded by the coding sequence ATGGCCCGACCTTTACGAATAGAATATCCAGGAGCCGTGTATCATATCACCTCTCGTGGAAATGCCAGGCAAAACATTTTCCTCTGTGACACTGACCGTTTGACATTTCTCAAGGTGCTATCAAATACCATTGAGAAATACAATTGGCTCTGTCATGGCTTTTGTCTGCTCGACAATCACTACCATCTTGTCATCGAGACTCTTGATCCCAATTTGTCTCTGGGAATGCGACAGCTAAACGGCGTCTACACTCAGACCTTCAACCGGGCCAAGCAAAGAGTCGGTCATGTTTTTCAGGGACGATATAAAGCCATTCTCGTGGAAAAGGAGAGTCATCTTCTCGAGGTTTGTCGATATGTGGTTCTCAATCCTGTCCGGGCTGGAATGGTTTCCAAACCTGCCGAATGGGAATGGAGCAGTTACACAAGCACTGCCTTTACCGGCACTGCACCGAAATACTTATGTATCGATTGGGTGCTGAGACAGTTTTCCGAAGACAAAACCGCTGCCAGGCAACAATATCGCCAATTTGTTGCGGAAGGTTTACAGGATAAACAGGAACACTTCTGGAAAAAGCTTGTTGGTCAGATTATTCTGGGAAGCGAGAAATTTGTGGCGATGTTGGAAGAGCATATAGAAGACAAGCAAGAGATCGGAGAAATCCCACGCTCCCAGCGCTTTCCTGGGCGCCCATCACTTGATCGGATCTTCGCGGGCATTGCCAATGCTTCAAGACAACGACGCAAACTGCTCATTGCCGAAACTCATATCAAATACGGCTATACATTGAAAGAGATTGCCGACTTTCTTGGAATTCATTATACCACGGTGAGTAAGATAGTTGCCGCTCTAAGAAAATTGTGA